One stretch of Streptomyces peucetius DNA includes these proteins:
- a CDS encoding AAA family ATPase encodes MQRRSRPGKPPHVFDRSPEWDGLAAFAERPLPHAMLGIVSGRRRMGKTYLLRALVEQYGGFYFGATAATETESLRQFAAALAEHVGSPVAFSFATWDDAVSYLFGLAAPRDGQMPLLVVIDEFPYLAKTAPELPSLIQREIDRFQVEESRMRLLLCGSAMSVMGGLLASTAPLRGRAQLELVVRPFGYRAAAEFWGVASSPALAAQLHAVVGGTPAYRRQFLADDVPGSPEEFDDWLCRTVLSPRSPLFREARYLLAEEADIRDTALYHSVLAAVAQGNSTRGGIAGYIGRKSVDISHPLNVLDDSHLLVREADVFRAGKSQYRITEPLINFYEAVMRPSWARLESGQAVDVWAQSAERFAAQVAGPHFEAMCREYVLGSGRALVGSALGQVGSGVVTDQAARRQIEIDVAVVEPGSGGSSSAVHLLGEAKWGTVMGLSHLERLARARELLAGRGLDTTGCALVCFSGVGFSEALRVDAARRGDVRLVGLDELYG; translated from the coding sequence ATGCAACGTCGATCTCGGCCCGGTAAGCCTCCCCATGTCTTCGACCGCAGCCCCGAGTGGGACGGCCTTGCAGCCTTTGCGGAGCGCCCGCTGCCGCATGCCATGCTCGGGATCGTCAGTGGTAGGCGCCGCATGGGGAAGACCTATCTCCTGCGCGCGCTGGTCGAGCAGTACGGGGGCTTCTACTTCGGGGCCACGGCCGCGACGGAGACCGAGTCGCTGCGCCAGTTCGCTGCTGCGCTCGCAGAACACGTGGGGTCTCCGGTCGCTTTCTCCTTCGCCACGTGGGACGACGCGGTGTCCTACCTGTTCGGGCTTGCCGCGCCACGAGACGGGCAGATGCCGCTGCTTGTGGTCATCGACGAGTTCCCCTATCTGGCGAAGACCGCTCCCGAGCTGCCGTCCCTGATCCAGCGGGAGATCGACCGCTTCCAGGTCGAGGAGAGCCGTATGCGGCTGCTCCTGTGCGGTTCCGCGATGTCCGTCATGGGCGGTCTGCTGGCGAGCACCGCGCCCTTGCGTGGACGGGCGCAACTGGAGCTTGTCGTACGCCCCTTCGGGTACCGGGCGGCTGCCGAGTTCTGGGGTGTCGCGAGCAGTCCGGCTCTTGCGGCACAGCTCCACGCCGTGGTCGGCGGCACGCCGGCATACCGGCGGCAGTTCCTGGCGGACGATGTTCCCGGCAGTCCGGAGGAGTTCGACGACTGGCTCTGCCGTACGGTTCTGTCGCCCCGCAGCCCTCTCTTCCGCGAGGCCCGTTATCTGCTCGCCGAGGAGGCGGACATCCGGGACACCGCGCTGTACCACTCGGTCCTGGCCGCGGTTGCGCAGGGCAACAGCACCCGGGGCGGGATCGCCGGGTACATCGGCCGCAAGTCCGTGGACATCTCACACCCCCTGAATGTTCTGGACGACAGTCATCTGCTGGTGCGGGAAGCCGATGTGTTCAGGGCCGGGAAGTCGCAGTACCGCATCACCGAACCGCTGATCAACTTCTACGAGGCCGTGATGCGGCCGTCCTGGGCGCGGCTGGAGAGCGGGCAGGCAGTGGACGTCTGGGCGCAGTCGGCGGAGCGTTTCGCGGCGCAGGTGGCCGGGCCGCACTTCGAGGCGATGTGCCGGGAGTACGTGCTCGGGTCCGGGCGGGCTCTCGTCGGCTCGGCGCTCGGGCAGGTTGGCAGTGGGGTCGTGACCGACCAGGCGGCACGGCGGCAGATCGAGATCGACGTGGCGGTCGTCGAACCGGGGTCGGGCGGCAGCAGCTCGGCGGTGCACCTGCTCGGGGAAGCGAAGTGGGGCACGGTCATGGGCCTGAGCCACCTGGAGCGGCTCGCCCGTGCGCGGGAGCTTCTCGCCGGGCGTGGGCTGGACACCACCGGATGCGCGCTTGTCTGTTTCAGCGGCGTGGGGTTCAGCGAGGCTCTGCGCGTCGACGCGGCGCGGCGTGGTGACGTACGGCTCGTCGGCCTTGACGAGCTCTACGGCTGA
- a CDS encoding DUF72 domain-containing protein yields the protein MPLLVGTSGWQYKDWRGILYPPGLSQRLWLEEYARRFATVENNNAFYRLPTTEIFASWRQRTPDGFVMAVKASRFLTHLKRLRDPEEPVHRLMDRTAGLGDRMGPVLLQLPPNFREDVGALEATLACFPGTVRVAVELRHASWWQAQARLRAVLERHDAALCWADRASRPVTPLWRTASWGYVRFHAGIARPVPRYGRRALRSWTGRIAGTWPDEDDVYVYFNNDHGGAAVLDAAAFARTASALGRTVSRTPPAPGP from the coding sequence ATGCCCCTGTTGGTCGGAACGTCCGGATGGCAGTACAAGGACTGGCGCGGCATTCTCTATCCGCCCGGCCTCTCGCAGCGGCTGTGGCTGGAGGAGTACGCCCGGCGGTTCGCCACCGTGGAGAACAACAACGCCTTCTACCGGCTCCCCACCACGGAGATCTTCGCCTCCTGGCGGCAGCGCACCCCGGACGGCTTCGTCATGGCGGTCAAGGCCAGCCGCTTCCTGACGCATCTCAAGCGACTGCGCGACCCGGAGGAGCCGGTACACCGTCTGATGGACCGCACGGCGGGGCTCGGTGACCGGATGGGGCCCGTGCTGCTCCAGCTGCCGCCGAACTTCCGTGAGGACGTCGGCGCCCTGGAGGCCACCCTGGCCTGCTTCCCCGGCACGGTCCGCGTGGCCGTCGAGCTGCGGCACGCGTCCTGGTGGCAGGCACAGGCCCGGCTGCGCGCGGTGCTGGAGCGGCACGACGCCGCCCTGTGCTGGGCCGACCGGGCCTCGCGACCGGTCACACCGCTGTGGCGGACGGCGTCATGGGGCTACGTACGCTTCCACGCCGGCATCGCCCGTCCGGTACCGCGCTACGGCCGCAGGGCCCTGCGCTCCTGGACCGGCCGCATCGCCGGCACCTGGCCGGACGAGGACGACGTGTACGTCTACTTCAACAACGACCACGGCGGCGCCGCCGTCCTGGACGCGGCGGCGTTCGCCCGGACCGCGAGCGCACTGGGCCGAACGGTGAGCCGCACACCCCCGGCCCCGGGCCCCTGA
- a CDS encoding SAM-dependent methyltransferase — protein MSDENRPDEVSIPYDVPTSARAYGWMLGGKDNYEVDRAFCLATLPDFPECVDIARQNRQFLFRAVRHLAQEMGIRQFLDMGCGLPTDNNVHQVAQRFAPDARVVYVDIDPIVLAHGHALLADNATTTVITADMRDQRSVMDHPDVRRLIDFREPVAVLFLSVGHHLVDADEPRRILRTVVDRAAPGSCVGFSHVVCDDPVRGAEMTAHIASRGIPWQTRTPAEVDALVEGLVPVEPGLVDLAHWRPDPDQPPLAPVHADLAPYLGASKGKKDGKGLYEYGGLLQVPRA, from the coding sequence GTGAGCGATGAGAACCGGCCCGACGAGGTCTCGATACCGTACGACGTGCCGACTTCCGCCCGGGCCTACGGATGGATGCTGGGCGGCAAGGACAACTACGAGGTCGACCGGGCCTTCTGTCTCGCCACGCTGCCGGACTTCCCGGAGTGCGTGGACATCGCCCGACAGAACCGGCAGTTCCTCTTCCGGGCGGTGCGCCATCTGGCGCAGGAGATGGGGATCCGTCAGTTCCTCGACATGGGCTGCGGGCTGCCCACCGACAACAACGTCCACCAGGTGGCTCAGCGCTTCGCGCCGGACGCCCGTGTCGTGTACGTGGACATCGACCCGATCGTGCTCGCGCACGGGCATGCGCTGCTCGCCGACAACGCGACGACCACCGTCATCACCGCCGACATGCGGGACCAGCGGTCGGTGATGGACCATCCCGACGTGCGCCGTCTGATCGACTTCCGCGAACCGGTGGCGGTGCTGTTCCTCTCCGTGGGACACCACCTCGTCGACGCCGACGAACCGCGCCGGATCCTGCGTACGGTCGTCGACCGGGCGGCGCCGGGCAGCTGCGTCGGCTTCTCGCACGTCGTCTGCGACGATCCGGTCCGCGGGGCCGAGATGACCGCGCACATCGCGTCGCGCGGCATCCCGTGGCAGACGCGGACCCCGGCCGAGGTCGACGCGCTGGTGGAGGGGCTGGTGCCGGTGGAACCGGGACTGGTCGATCTGGCCCACTGGCGGCCCGATCCCGACCAGCCGCCGCTCGCCCCGGTGCACGCGGACCTCGCGCCCTACCTCGGTGCCTCCAAGGGCAAGAAGGACGGCAAGGGCCTCTACGAGTACGGCGGGCTGCTTCAGGTGCCCCGGGCGTAG
- a CDS encoding ion channel translates to MADDRTPHRPQGPQPPGRTPLRLVAVGAGVLMTAAYFLLPLEELGPDRPGVSWTLFALALVSIAVLLLFHVRDVLTERPGTRPGIALPLLMCLSVLVFSGAYHALGREPGQFTGLNTRIDALYFTVVTLATVGYGDIAPKGQSARVVAILQILYSFVFLTAAATALSRRLRIRLTGHGRADGTDGDRQAGRPRPHD, encoded by the coding sequence ATGGCGGACGACCGCACACCGCACCGGCCGCAGGGGCCGCAGCCCCCGGGGCGGACACCGCTGCGGCTGGTCGCTGTGGGGGCGGGCGTCCTCATGACGGCCGCGTACTTCCTACTGCCATTGGAGGAGCTGGGTCCCGACCGTCCCGGCGTCAGCTGGACCCTCTTCGCCCTCGCCCTGGTGTCGATCGCCGTGCTGCTGCTCTTCCACGTCAGGGACGTCCTCACGGAACGCCCCGGCACCCGGCCCGGTATCGCCCTCCCGTTGCTGATGTGCCTCTCGGTGCTCGTCTTCTCCGGCGCCTATCACGCCCTGGGCAGGGAACCCGGCCAGTTCACCGGCCTGAACACCCGTATCGACGCTCTGTACTTCACCGTCGTCACCCTGGCGACGGTCGGCTACGGCGACATCGCCCCGAAGGGCCAGAGCGCCCGCGTGGTGGCGATCCTGCAGATCCTCTACAGCTTCGTCTTCCTCACCGCGGCGGCCACAGCCCTCTCCCGCCGGCTCCGCATCCGCCTGACCGGCCACGGGCGAGCAGACGGGACCGACGGGGACCGTCAGGCCGGTCGGCCCCGCCCCCACGACTGA